A region from the Gossypium hirsutum isolate 1008001.06 chromosome A08, Gossypium_hirsutum_v2.1, whole genome shotgun sequence genome encodes:
- the LOC107914915 gene encoding transcription factor MYC2, with product MSSSSSSSMISFGQDAPPPTLQQRLQFIVQSRPEWWVYCIFWQASRDAQGHLVLSWGDGYFQGTKGFAGKSGNKLSQPRFGRRRSGKDIQSVFCEEIDIERIVDGDVTDYEWYYTVSVNRSFAIGDDIVGKAFGSGSYIWLCGDQELQLYECERVTEARMRGIQTIVFLSTSFGVVELGSSEMIQENWGLVQLAKSIFGSEINCLGSKHPGLGSQLQMSTQIPFLDFGKVASDQKEWILDDRKQQIEAKKDTSGLLRRSSSDSGADSEMEFSVGSKKRGRKSGTGKTTPSNHVEAERLRREKLNHRFYALRSVVPTVSKMDKASLLSDAVAYIKELRSKIDKLDVKLKVQSQKSKLNAINVSNNQRNASTFNCIRPTYDYGPNTMEVDVKIVGSEAMIRVQCPDINYPAARLMDALRDLELHVHHASVSTVNELVLQDVVVILPAGFISEEMLRTAIFQRCS from the coding sequence atgtcatcatcttcttcatcttcgaTGATTAGCTTCGGCCAAGACGCCCCTCCGCCGACGCTGCAACAGCGCCTCCAGTTCATCGTTCAAAGCAGGCCTGAATGGTGGGTATACTGCATCTTCTGGCAAGCTTCCAGGGATGCTCAAGGCCACCTCGTATTATCATGGGGTGATGGATATTTCCAAGGGACCAAGGGTTTTGCAGGCAAATCCGGAAATAAGCTAAGCCAACCCAGATTTGGGAGAAGAAGATCGGGGAAAGATATTCAATCCGTTTTCTGTGAAGAGATAGATATTGAGAGGATAGTGGATGGCGATGTCACTGACTACGAGTGGTATTACACCGTATCAGTAAACCGATCTTTTGCTATAGGAGATGACATTGTTGGGAAGGCTTTCGGCTCAGGCTCCTATATTTGGTTGTGTGGAGATCAGGAGCTCCAACTGTATGAATGCGAGCGAGTCACAGAAGCTCGAATGCGAGGAATCCAGACCATAGTCTTCCTTTCGACTTCCTTCGGAGTAGTTGAATTGGGATCTTCAGAAATGATCCAAGAGAATTGGGGCTTAGTGCAACTTGCAAAATCAATATTCGGTTCTGAGATAAACTGTCTTGGTTCCAAGCATCCTGGCCTTGGATCTCAGCTCCAAATGTCAACCCAAATCCCTTTTCTTGATTTCGGCAAGGTTGCAAGTGATCAAAAGGAGTGGATTCTTGATGACCGAAAGCAACAAATTGAGGCCAAGAAGGACACTAGCGGTTTATTACGCCGCTCGTCATCGGACTCCGGTGCTGATTCTGAGATGGAGTTTAGCGTTGGGTCgaagaagagaggaagaaagtCGGGGACCGGAAAAACAACCCCTTCAAACCACGTGGAAGCAGAGAGGCTGCGGCGTGAGAAACTTAATCATCGATTCTATGCACTTCGATCTGTGGTTCCTACCGTGTCCAAGATGGACAAAGCATCTTTGCTTTCAGATGCAGTAGCCTACATCAAGGAGCTCAGATCTAAGATTGATAAACTGGATGTTAAACTCAAAGTTCAATCCCAAAAATCCAAGTTGAATGCCATCAATGTTTCGAATAACCAAAGAAATGCATCCACATTTAACTGTATAAGGCCGACCTATGATTATGGACCAAATACAATGGAAGTTGATGTCAAGATTGTAGGGTCAGAAGCCATGATCCGAGTTCAGTGTCCAGATATCAATTACCCAGCTGCGAGACTGATGGATGCCCTTAGAGACCTGGAGCTTCATGTGCACCATGCCAGTGTATCAACCGTGAATGAGCTAGTGCTTCAAGATGTTGTTGTCATACTACCTGCTGGATTTATAAGCGAGGAGATGTTGAGGACTGCTATCTTTCAGAGATGCAGTTGA